The Sus scrofa isolate TJ Tabasco breed Duroc chromosome X, Sscrofa11.1, whole genome shotgun sequence genome has a segment encoding these proteins:
- the LOC100156694 gene encoding LOW QUALITY PROTEIN: transcription factor SPT20 homolog (The sequence of the model RefSeq protein was modified relative to this genomic sequence to represent the inferred CDS: inserted 1 base in 1 codon), which produces MQRALEQALDHAEYVTERAQQRPPKRKYSSSGKPSLHEKLYDIYVEECEREPEVTEELRSNVNLLEKLVRRESLPCLVVNLYPGKEGYSLMLRGKNGSYSESIRLPYEEKELLEYLDAEELPPILVDRLEKSPVNLFHRGCVIAEIRDYRQSSGKFPPGYQSRHILLRPTMQTLVCDVQAITSDNQKWTQEDKLLLESQLILATAEPLCLDPSVSVACTANRLLYNKQKLNTLPMKRSFKRYAMASLNRQQELSQCPPPPELRVLTSCKKIRESKTGERDGLKAFQAGSCVDTWRQRPCDLAVPSQVDVEKYAKGKKAVGYDDSQPAIWPRKEARDGRCEAGYQSQATRQTTGQQLDNSIASGQRAPRKRACKKATLERELCPPDSSSXDLSNSVLPRPKTDAGQVASQSEEVVQERAQCPAQMSLSSDGPVGLGPPPGKEPEQPQITCIVSSALGRGARHPPPLQRLPWRAGQSPRGDRLTPQQAGGPLASPSPAPAPRPPGLFQNSFVELHRVSWIPAAALSAAGASQRPPGAPVTAASAGPKGPGVAAPGGAGPASERGSAPGEPAPAGARPPAARRRGGGVQLLVKGPVGVEPLTLVQLPRGPLLWSRGQQAPPPPRLFQLLVRPPSPPRPGQPPALGSRSRASGGRGPVPPVPQAVVVHLGGAQGCLQPRAALPPQPGLGSGRGRPGPSLPPQRAGPPAAPRPQVRLRLVPGEAAPAGATAFAVQPGQRPQGQQAASPAEGPESRGPQAASQP; this is translated from the exons ATGCAGCGAGCTCTAGAACAAGCTTTGGATCATGCGGAATATGTTACCGAAAGGGCCCAACAGAGACCCCCGAAAAGGAAATACTCATCCAGTGGGAAGCCGTCGCTCCATGAAAAACTTTACGACATTTATGTTGAAGAATGTGAAAGAGAGCCTGAGGTTACAGAGGAGCTGAGAAGCAACGTGAACCTGTTAGAGAAGCTTGTTAGGAGAGAGTCCTTGCCATGTTTGGTGGTCAACCTGTACCCAGGAAAGGAGGGCTACTCGCTGATGCTCAGGGGAAAAAATGGATCCTATTCAGAGAGCATTCGACTGCCTTATGAAGAAAAGGAACTGCTCGAATACTTGGACGCAGAAGAATTACCTCCCATTTTGGTGGATCGCTTGGAAAAGTCTCCAGTTAACCTTTTTCATCGTGGCTGTGTCATAGCAGAAATACGGGACTACAGGCAGTCCAGTGGGAAGTTCCCTCCCGGCTACCAAAGCAGGCATATTCTCTTACGCCCCACGATGCAGACTTTAGTCTGCGATGTACAGGCCATAACCAGCGATAACCAGAAATGGACCCAGGAGGACAAACTTTTGCTTGAGAGTCAGCTGATCTTGGCTACAGCGGAACCCCTGTGTCTAGACCCTTCTGTATCCGTAGCCTGCACAGCAAACAGACTGCTCTATAACAAGCAAAAGCTGAACACTCTTCCCATGAAAAGGAGCTTCAAGAGGTATGCCATGGCCTCGCTGAATCGGCAGCAGGAGCTGTCTCAGTGTCCACCTCCTCCTGAGCTAAGAGTACTGACTTCTtgcaaaaaaataagagaaagtaaaACAGGTGAGCGCGATGGCCTCAAAGCTTTTCAAGCAGGCAGTTGTGTGGACACGTGGAGACAGAGACCTTGTGACTTGGCGGTACCTTCTCAGGTGGATGTGGAGAAGTATGCCAAGGGGAAGAAGGCTGTCGGATACGATGACTCACAGCCAGCAATCTGGCCCAGGAAGGAGGCACGAGATGGAAGGTGCGAGGCTGGCTACCAGTCCCAGGCAACAAGGCAGACCACTGGGCAGCAGCTTGATAATTCAATTGCCTCTGGGCAAAGGGCCCCTAGAAAAAGAGCCTGTAAAAAAGCCACACTGGAGAGAGAGCTGTGTCCCCCCGACTCGTCCT GGGACCTTTCCAACAGTGTCCTGCCCAGGCCCAAGACCGATGCTGGGCAGGTGGCCAGTCAGTCGGAGGAAGTGGTCCAGGAGCGCGCCCAGTGTCCAGCGCAGATGTCGCTCAGCTCCGATGGCCCAGTGGGTCTCGGGCCCCCTCCAGGGAAAGAACCAGAACAGCCTCAGATCACGTGCATTGTGTCTTCCGCGCTGGGCAGGGGAGCCAGACACCCGCCTCCACTCCAGAGACTTCCCTGGAGGGCAGGACAGAGCCCGCGGGGTGACCGTTTGACTCCTCAGCAGGCGGGCGGCCCTCTGGCATCTCCGTCGCCTGCCCCTGCTCCCAGGCCGCCAGGTCTCTTCCAGAACTCCTTTGTGGAGCTGCACCGAGTCAGCTGGATCCCTGCCGCCGCCCTGTCTGCTGCAGGTGCCTCCCAGAGGCCCCCCGGCGCCCCGGTGACGGCCGCCTCCGCGGGCCCGAAGGGCCCCGGCGTGGCGGCTCCCGGGGGCGCAGGCCCGGCCTCCGAGAGAGGCTCTGCCCCCGGAGAACCGGCCCCGGCCGGAGCGCGGCCCCCCGCCGCCCGTCGCAGAGGCGGAGGCGTCCAGCTGCTGGTGAAAGGGCCTGTGGGTGTCGAGCCCCTGACCCTGGTGCAGCTGCCCCGCGGTCCGCTCCTCTGGAGCCGCGGGCAGcaggccccgccgccgccgcggctcTTCCAGCTGCTGGTTCGCCCGCCGTCGCCGCCGCGCCCCGGGCAGCCCCCGGCCCTGGGGTCAAGGTCCCGCGCTTCTGGCGGCCGGGGCCCGGTCCCCCCTGTGCCGCAGGCGGTGGTGGTTCACCTGGGTGGAGCCCAGGGTTGCCTGCAGCCGCGGGCCGCGCTGCCGCCTCAGCCGGGCCTCGGCTCCGGCCGCGGCCGCCCAGGGCCCAGCCTCCCCCCGCAGCGGGCCGGGCCCCCAGCGGCTCCGCGGCCCCAGGTGCGCCTGCGGCTCGTGCCGGGCGAGGCGGCGCCGGCCGGGGCCACAGCCTTCGCAGTGCAGCCAGGGCAGCGCCCTCAGGGCCAGCAAGCCGCCAGCCCAGCCGAAGGTCCAGAGAGCAGAGGCCCGCAGGCCGCCTCCCAGCCCTGA